Below is a genomic region from Candidatus Rokuibacteriota bacterium.
GGCCGGGTTCACCCTGGTCGAGCTGTTGATCGTCATTCTGATCGTCGGGATCCTGTCCGCCGTGGCGCTGCCCCTGTACCTCGGGTACACGAAGGACGCGCGGCTGGCGGAGGGGAAGGCGCTGGGCGGGTCGGCCCTGACGGCTTTGTCGGGGTGCGTGCAGGTGAAGGGCTCAGGCAGCACCTGCGTGGTGTCCGAAGTCCGGAACCGAGTCGGCCTGAGCACCGGGAACACGACGTATGACGGGCGGTGGACACTGAGTTCGGACACGCAGCTGACGGTTTCCACGGCAACGCCGCCGGTCCTGGACGGCAAAATCGCGGTGTCGGGCGTGTTGGGCAAGAATACGGAGGCCATGTCGCTGGCCTTCTACGCGGACTCGACCGGCGTGACGCTGCGGTGCAATACCAATGATTCGACCCCGCCGACGAGCAAGACGGCTGGCGAAACCTGCTGACCTAGATCACCGGATGTGAGCGTGGGCGTGGCGGACCCAGCTCCGCCACGCCGGATCATTAGCGCGCGTCACGAACCGCGTCGCGGAAGCACCTGGGGCGGCGGCCCACGCGTCCCTCGGCGCCCGCCGAGGCGCTCGATCCCCTCGCACGCTTCCCGCGACGTCGGATCTTCGCGTAGCGCTGCGGCGAACTCCGTCCTCGCCTCCGCACCGGGCCCGCTCTGCTCGAGTAGCCTCGCGATCGCGAGGTGTCCCCAGGCCGCGCTCGGCCCCGAAAGTCTCATGGCCTCTCGGTATGCGCCGATCGCCTCGGCAATCCGCCCGTCCTCCGCGTAGGCTTGGGCGAGCTTGAAGTGCGCCGCGCGCATGCCGGGCGTCACCACGGCGGCCAGGGGAGATGCGCGTACCGGTCCGCCGCGGCCTGCGGTCCATTCTGGAAGATGCCCACGACGGGCGCGACTGTGATCACGTGGACGATCGCGGCAGCGGTGAGCGCCGGCCACCGCTGGCGGCAGAACCAGGCGAGGCACGCGCCGCCGATCAGCACGCCGAGCGCAGAGGATGGACGGCGAAGACGGGGGCGGTGACGGCGGCGCCCCAGCGGAGGGCGGCGGGGGTGGTGGCCGGGGCAGGGCCAGGGGGATGTAGTGACCGGCGTGGAAGGTGGTGAACATCCAGCGGAGCTGGGCCGGGCCGAGGCCGCGGTAGTCGGGATTGTCGAGAAAGTTGAGGGCGTCATCCCACGAAGCGAAACCGTTGCCGAGCGTCGGCAGGAAGGCGGCGAGCGTGACGACCACGACAAGGCCCGGCGGCACCCAGCGAGGAGTCATCCGGCCTGGGCACGGCAGCCGCCGAGCTCCTGCGGAGAGACGCCGAGCTCCGAAGCCGCCCGGCGGGCATTGGCGCACGCCTGCGCGTCGCCGGGCTTGACTTGCAGGGCGCGGACGAAGGCGTCGAGCGCCTGCTTCATCGAGCCGCGGAGCGCGTGCGCGACGCCGAGATTGTTCCAGGCAACCGCGTTGTCGGGAAGGAGCGCGGTCGCGAGCAGGTACTGTTCCTCGGCAAGCTCCAACTCTCCGTGCCGCTGCAAGATCACGCCCAGCGCCAGGGCAAGGCGGCCCCGCGCCGACGCGCGGGCGGTCGGCACCTGCTCGATGGCCTGCATGAGCTGCCAGAGCGGATACCGGTTCCAGCGCGCGTCGGCGTCCGCCGCGCGCGTCCACGCGGCCTCCGCCTCGGCCGCCCGGCCCTGCTGGAGGAGCACGGTCCCGAGCCGGATGAGCGCGACGGCATGCGTGGGATCCTGGGCCAGCGCCTCGCGGAAGTATCGCTCGGCCGCGCCGGGGCGCCCGGCCCGCTGCTCGACGATTCCCAGGTGCAGATCGAGCTGAGCCTTGAGGTCCGGCAGGTTGTCGGGCGTTCTCCGGAGCGCGCGCTCGAAGTGGGCCTTCGCCTCGTCGAAACGCCCCGCATCCGTCAGCGCCCATCCGAGGTAGAAGACCGGGATCTCGCTTGCCGGCTCGACCGACGTCGCATGCGTCCAGAGCGTGACCGAGTCGCGCCACACGGCCACCTGCCGGACCGTCAGTCCGGCGAAGGCGACGATGATGATCGCGGTCGCCCCCATCACGGCTGTCCCCACCGGAGGCGACAGTGTCCCGTTCCGCGCCGCGTGCCGCGACCACGCCACGCCGGCGCCGCCCAGGATCGCCCACGGGGCGCACGAGAGGTACGTGTACCGGTCGGCCGCGATCTGCGCGCCATTGTGGAGGATCCCGACGACCGGCGCCAGGAGGACGAGGTACGACGCCCACGCGATCAGGCCCGCGGGCCACCGCCGATACCCTAGGAGCGCGGCGAGAGTGACGACGACGACGAAGGCCGCCGGCACGAGGTACGTCGCG
It encodes:
- a CDS encoding type II secretion system protein; the protein is MFTNVKKMLAGTEREAGFTLVELLIVILIVGILSAVALPLYLGYTKDARLAEGKALGGSALTALSGCVQVKGSGSTCVVSEVRNRVGLSTGNTTYDGRWTLSSDTQLTVSTATPPVLDGKIAVSGVLGKNTEAMSLAFYADSTGVTLRCNTNDSTPPTSKTAGETC
- a CDS encoding tetratricopeptide repeat protein, with the protein product MRDLSGGLRCGNGFGPIGGLEAIAPALVGLATLLVFLPALGNQFVNWDDEVNLVSNPHFRGLGWDQLRWMFGYTLGGHYIPVTWLSFGLDYVLWGMRPAGYHATSVVLHSANAILFYFVARRLLRSAVQADPRSLTLGAAAAALLFSLHPLRVESVAWATERRDVLMGFFALLCVVAYLRAIDRAGGGAPHRGWYWTAVGLFGLALLSKSLVVGLPVVLLLLDVYPLRRSGREPDKAGGRTLFRLALEKIPFALLAAAVAAVTLAVGAGHRLMTSIETLGVLQRLAISAYALAFYLWKTVAPGPLSPLYTLFHPVVPWSATYLVPAAFVVVVTLAALLGYRRWPAGLIAWASYLVLLAPVVGILHNGAQIAADRYTYLSCAPWAILGGAGVAWSRHAARNGTLSPPVGTAVMGATAIIIVAFAGLTVRQVAVWRDSVTLWTHATSVEPASEIPVFYLGWALTDAGRFDEAKAHFERALRRTPDNLPDLKAQLDLHLGIVEQRAGRPGAAERYFREALAQDPTHAVALIRLGTVLLQQGRAAEAEAAWTRAADADARWNRYPLWQLMQAIEQVPTARASARGRLALALGVILQRHGELELAEEQYLLATALLPDNAVAWNNLGVAHALRGSMKQALDAFVRALQVKPGDAQACANARRAASELGVSPQELGGCRAQAG